In Streptomyces sp. NBC_00683, the DNA window TCTGCGGCATGTCACCGGCCGTCGGCCGCCCCGGGCGAACTCGTGGGCACGCGTGCGGCGGGCGTCCCCGGGACCGGCGGAGCCGTGGTCCTGGCCAGGAGCGCCAGGGCCGTACGCGCGGGGGAATCCGGCGGAGCCGTGGCGACGACGATGCGCGGGCCCTCGCCTCCGGGGCTCTGCAGCGTCTGCTGGTTGACCGTCAGCGTGCCGACCAGCGGGTGGCGCATCTCGTAGTCGGCCACATCGCAGGGAACGATGCGATGGCGGGCCCACAGCCGGGCGAAGGCAGTGCTGCGCATGGTCAGTTCACCGATCAGCGAGGCGAGCCCCGGATCGTCGGGGTACCGGCCCGCCGTCATCCGCAGGCTGCCCACCACCGCTCTCGCCTTGGCCGGCCAGTCCGCGTAGAGCTCGCGGGTGTGCGCGTCGAGGAACACCGACTTCGTCATGTTCGGGCGCCGTGCCGGATCGGCCGGGCTGTCGGGGTCCAGATGGCAGGAGAACAGTGCGTGGCCCGTCCGGTTCCACCCGAGGACGGAGCCACGGCGGTCGAGGGCGACGGCGGGCGTGTCGCCCAACGCCTCCAGCATCGCCGTCGTGGCCGCTGTCATGCGCTCGACGCGGGGCTGTGCGGCCGGCCGGCTGCGGCGCGGTGTGCGCGCCAGCGCGTGCAGGTGTGCCCGCTCCGACTCGTCCAGCCGGAGCGCGGCGGCGATGGCGTCGAGGATCTCCGGCGAGGCGTTGCGGGACTGCCCCGATTCGAGCCGGGAGTAGTAGGGGGCGCTGATGCCGGCGAGCATCGCGAGCTCCTCCCGGCGCAGCCCGGGGACGCGGCGCCGTTCTCCGTACGTCTTCAGCCCGATGTCCTCGGGGCGCAGTTGGGCCCTGCGGGCCTGGAGGAAGTCGGAAAGCTGCCCGTTTCCGTTCATGACGTCGAGTATGCGAGCCCGGCGTACTCGAAGCCTCACCCTGTGGAGGTGGGCCTTCAGGGGGCCCGGCAGGGAGGTCGGCAGCGAGGTCGGGCAATACCTGCGCCGGTTCTCCCTGCGGCCTACAACCAAGCGCGTTCCTCACGAGTCTTGATCTTCCGAGGCAGTCGCATGCTGCCCCGCACGATCAAGACCGAAGGAACGCATGAACCGACCCAGAGGAACGACGGTCGCCACCGCGAGCGCCGTCGTACTCGCCACCGCGGGCAGCCTGCTCACCGCGGCCACCCCCGCGTCCGCCGCCGTGACCTGTGCATCGCCCGTCTTCACGCGGACGTTCTACGCGAACACCACCTTCACCGGGACCCCCAAGGGCACGGACTGCGATTCCGTGATCGACCAGAACTGGGGCACGGGCGCACCCGGCTACAAGGGCATGCCCGCCAACAACTTCGGCGTCCGCTGGTCCATGACCCGCGACTTCGGCTCCGGCGGGCCCTTCGCCTTCACCGCGTCCTCCCGCGACGGCATCCGCGTCTACGTCGACGGCGTCCGCAAGGTCGACGTGTGGAAGAACGTCGCCACCACCGTCTCCAAGACCGTCAACCTGACCATCCCTTCGGGCAGGCACAGTCTCCGCGTCGACTTCGTCAACTGGACCGGTGCCGCGAACGTCAAGTTCGCGTACACGCCGCGCACCACGGCGACCGTCGACAAGGTCAAGCCGCTCGTCCCCGCCGGGACCACCGTCGCCTACAGCACGGCGACCACGTCCACGAAGGTCAGCTGGGCAGCGAACAAGGAGATGGACTTCGCCGGGTATCGCGTGTACCGCCGGCTGAAGGGTGCCGTCTACCCCACGAAGCCCCTCGCGACCACGACGGCCACCTCGTGGACCGACACGACCGTCCCGAAGGACGGCAACGTCTACTACTACGAGGTCCGCGCCTACGACAAGGCCGGCAACACCTCCTCGGGCACCGCGGACCTCGGCATCACCACCGTCGACCGCATCGCCCCCGCCGCCCCGAAGGGCGTCGAGGACAACTGGGCCATGGGCAGCCCCACCAAGATCACCCTCTACTGGGACAGCAACACCGAGCCCGACCTTGCCGAGTACCGGGTCTACCGCTCGACCTCCCGACCGGTCGCCCTCACCCCGGCCAACCGGCTG includes these proteins:
- a CDS encoding helix-turn-helix domain-containing protein, with protein sequence MNGNGQLSDFLQARRAQLRPEDIGLKTYGERRRVPGLRREELAMLAGISAPYYSRLESGQSRNASPEILDAIAAALRLDESERAHLHALARTPRRSRPAAQPRVERMTAATTAMLEALGDTPAVALDRRGSVLGWNRTGHALFSCHLDPDSPADPARRPNMTKSVFLDAHTRELYADWPAKARAVVGSLRMTAGRYPDDPGLASLIGELTMRSTAFARLWARHRIVPCDVADYEMRHPLVGTLTVNQQTLQSPGGEGPRIVVATAPPDSPARTALALLARTTAPPVPGTPAARVPTSSPGAADGR